AATTGCAGAGCATAGAGGTTGGCATAAACACCCTGCTGATTAACGAGTTCAGTGTGAGTACCTTGTTCTACAATTTGTCCTTGCTGAATTACTAATACCTGATCTGCCTGAGTAACTGTACTGAGGCGGTGGGCAATTACGAAACTAGTACGACCTTGGAGCAAACGAGCGATCGCACTTTGTACTAGCGCTTCTGTGCGGGTATCGATGCTGCTGGTGGCTTCATCGAGAATCAGAATTTGGGGATTAATTAATACCGCACGAGCAATACTGATTAGTTGTCGCTGTCCTTGGCTCAGAGGCGCTCCCCGTTCGCCTAATTGAGTTGTATAACCCTGTGGTAGTGAGGTAATGAACTCATGCACATTTGCCAGTTGTGCAGCCGCTTCGATATCAGCTTGAGTGGCGTAAGGAGCGCCAAAAGCTATATTTTCGGCAACAGTACCAGTGAACAAAATATTGTCTTGCAGGACGATGCCAATTTGACGGCGCAGACTTGCTTGAGTCACGCTACGCACATCAAGATTATCAATTTTCACTGCACCGCTTGATACATCATAGAAACGCAAAATTAAGTTAATAATTGTACTTTTTCCTGAACCGGTTGGCCCCACTAATGCAACCATCTGTCCTGGATAGGCGTGTAAATTCACGCCTTTGAGAACCAGTTGATCTGGGTTGTAGCCAAATTTGACATTCTCGAATGTCACCTCACCTTGAATAGGCGGCATTTCTGTGGCATCGGGTGCATCTTTGAGTTGTGACGGTTCATCTAATAATAGAAATATTCGCTCTAATCCGGCGAAGGCAGATTGAGCTTGAGTATAAAACTGGCTGAGAATTTGGATCGGGCGGAAGAATTGCTGGACGTAAAGTAAAAAAGATGTTACTACACCTACTGTTGCAGCCCCTGTTACCGCTAGATAACCGCCATAGGCTAGCACACCTGCCGTTGCTAATGTGTTGAGAAAATCGATAGAGGGCAAAAAGGCGGAAGTAATTGCCACAGCTTCAACGTTGGCATCTCTATTGGCGGCGTTCAGAATATCGAATTCTTTGATATTCATCTGTACGCGATTAAATGCTTGCGCTTCTCGCACGCTGCCAATATCTTCTTCTAACTTGGCAGAGAGTTCCCCAATGGTTTGTCGGGTGACGCGAAATCTGACTCTTGCCCAACGTGCAAATAAGCTTGTGGTAAAAATCATCAGTGGCACAACTAGATTGCTCAACAAACCAAGTTGCAGGTTGATAGAGAGCATGGCAATTACAATGCCAATTAAACTGAAAGTGTTGCCCAGCATTTGGGCGATCGTTAGTCCAAATGCTTGATTTACGGTGTTGACATCATTCAGTAATCGGCTCATTAAATCGCCTGCTTCGCTGCGATCGAAAAAGCTGAGTGGCAGACTTTGGATTTTAATGAAAATATCTTGCCTCAATTGAGCCAGCAATCGCTGCATAATCCAGCCAACTCGAATAATTTGACCCCGAATTGCTAAGACACCAAGTCCATAGTTCAGCCCTAGTAGCCCTAACAATACCAGCAGTCCTTGTAAATCCCCTTGTGCAATCAGACGATCGATCGACCAGCCGAGAAAGAATGGCCCAACTGCCTGAGTTATGGCACCAATTAATACTAATGTCAGGGCGAGGGGAATTTCTTTGCGATAAAGTAGCACATATTGCAAAAAGCGCCGCAGGGTGGAAAGTTGCTGACTCGCGTTTTCCTCGGATGCAACAACGGGAATAGTGCCTCTCATAAAAATTTTGGATTTTAGATTTTGGACTTCGGCTCCTTTCGGCTCCGCTCAAGGCAAGTCGCTCAGTCGAACGATTTTAGATTAAAAGTCTTTATTACAAGGCTGTAAGCAAAATTAATTATGCTAATTGGAGA
This portion of the Nostoc sp. GT001 genome encodes:
- a CDS encoding ABC transporter ATP-binding protein; the protein is MRGTIPVVASEENASQQLSTLRRFLQYVLLYRKEIPLALTLVLIGAITQAVGPFFLGWSIDRLIAQGDLQGLLVLLGLLGLNYGLGVLAIRGQIIRVGWIMQRLLAQLRQDIFIKIQSLPLSFFDRSEAGDLMSRLLNDVNTVNQAFGLTIAQMLGNTFSLIGIVIAMLSINLQLGLLSNLVVPLMIFTTSLFARWARVRFRVTRQTIGELSAKLEEDIGSVREAQAFNRVQMNIKEFDILNAANRDANVEAVAITSAFLPSIDFLNTLATAGVLAYGGYLAVTGAATVGVVTSFLLYVQQFFRPIQILSQFYTQAQSAFAGLERIFLLLDEPSQLKDAPDATEMPPIQGEVTFENVKFGYNPDQLVLKGVNLHAYPGQMVALVGPTGSGKSTIINLILRFYDVSSGAVKIDNLDVRSVTQASLRRQIGIVLQDNILFTGTVAENIAFGAPYATQADIEAAAQLANVHEFITSLPQGYTTQLGERGAPLSQGQRQLISIARAVLINPQILILDEATSSIDTRTEALVQSAIARLLQGRTSFVIAHRLSTVTQADQVLVIQQGQIVEQGTHTELVNQQGVYANLYALQLGAADTMVLQNEK